The Patescibacteria group bacterium genome window below encodes:
- a CDS encoding glycosyltransferase family A protein gives MFPKISVIIPTYQHGDTIEACLLSLFNQTFKDFEIIVVNDGSTDNTAEVLEKYKDRIKIINQKNLGAPAARNRGFRESTSQFIIFADADIDAKPEMLQKMLDALLNHPEASFAYSSFMWGRKKFGLHEFDGEALKKMNYITSTTLIRREHFPGWDESLKKFQDWDLWLTMAEQGHVGIWVPEFLFTVKPRRTGISSWLPSFMYKIPWEKIGWAPKAIKKYSAALKIIKAKHHL, from the coding sequence ATGTTCCCAAAAATAAGCGTAATAATCCCAACCTACCAGCACGGAGACACGATTGAAGCGTGTCTTTTATCATTGTTTAACCAAACATTCAAAGATTTTGAAATTATTGTAGTTAATGATGGTTCAACGGATAACACGGCTGAAGTTTTGGAAAAATATAAAGACCGAATAAAAATTATTAACCAAAAAAATCTTGGCGCGCCGGCAGCAAGAAATAGGGGATTTAGGGAATCAACCAGCCAGTTTATAATTTTTGCTGATGCCGATATTGACGCCAAACCGGAAATGCTTCAAAAAATGTTAGACGCGCTTTTAAATCATCCCGAAGCATCTTTTGCCTATTCATCTTTTATGTGGGGCAGAAAAAAATTTGGTCTTCATGAGTTTGATGGCGAGGCGCTTAAGAAAATGAATTATATTACTTCTACAACACTTATTCGTCGCGAACACTTTCCCGGCTGGGATGAAAGTTTAAAAAAATTTCAGGATTGGGATTTGTGGCTAACGATGGCTGAGCAAGGACACGTTGGTATTTGGGTGCCCGAATTTTTATTTACTGTAAAACCTCGCCGAACCGGAATTTCTTCTTGGCTGCCAAGTTTTATGTATAAAATTCCTTGGGAAAAAATTGGTTGGGCGCCAAAGGCGATAAAAAAATACAGTGCCGCTTTGAAAATTATCAAAGCAAAACATCATTTATAA
- a CDS encoding carbonic anhydrase, with the protein MREASKLYLVDLKLRVPVVAVFCLDYRFVQQHQDFLRHELGILFYTPYTFPSGPRVYTDRETRNVFLGAFSRVSDHHHQATRVILIAHRDCKAWGGSEAFPSLEAERAAHEDDMRAARDTLQRRCPRLEIELYYMEIVSRTGDEGKIQFQPVR; encoded by the coding sequence ATGAGAGAAGCAAGTAAGTTGTACCTGGTTGATCTCAAACTGAGAGTCCCGGTAGTAGCCGTCTTCTGTCTGGACTATCGGTTTGTCCAGCAGCACCAGGATTTCTTGAGGCACGAGCTGGGCATTCTATTCTACACGCCCTACACTTTTCCTTCTGGGCCGAGGGTCTACACCGATCGAGAAACAAGGAACGTTTTCCTGGGTGCGTTCAGTAGGGTCTCTGACCATCACCACCAAGCTACGCGGGTCATCTTGATCGCCCATCGCGACTGCAAGGCCTGGGGCGGTTCGGAGGCGTTCCCGAGCCTTGAAGCGGAGAGAGCGGCCCATGAGGACGATATGCGAGCCGCGCGAGATACGCTGCAACGGCGTTGCCCCAGGCTCGAGATCGAACTCTACTACATGGAGATCGTGAGCAGAACCGGGGATGAGGGCAAGATCCAATTCCAACCCGTGAGGTAG
- a CDS encoding carbonic anhydrase, with translation MQQYPFKNFHHVPVAAIYCLDPRFRTQHEQFISRELGFEEFDQYVFPGGPKALVSEPTRNVFLEALKNVSINLHHIEKIILIAHRDCGAYGGSVAFPDLATEEATQIKDLQTVRDILLEQFPKISVSMFYAEIIGENIEFNPVE, from the coding sequence ATGCAACAATATCCTTTTAAAAATTTTCATCATGTTCCAGTAGCCGCGATCTATTGTCTTGATCCAAGATTTCGAACTCAGCATGAACAATTTATTTCGCGCGAACTTGGCTTTGAAGAATTTGATCAATATGTTTTTCCGGGCGGACCAAAAGCCTTAGTCAGCGAACCAACGCGTAACGTTTTTCTTGAAGCGCTCAAAAATGTGTCAATTAATTTGCACCATATTGAAAAAATTATTTTAATTGCCCATCGCGATTGCGGCGCTTACGGTGGATCAGTAGCTTTTCCGGATCTGGCGACTGAAGAAGCAACGCAAATAAAAGATTTACAAACTGTCCGAGATATTTTGCTTGAGCAATTCCCAAAAATTTCGGTCAGTATGTTTTACGCGGAAATTATTGGTGAAAACATAGAATTTAATCCAGTTGAGTAA
- a CDS encoding F0F1 ATP synthase subunit epsilon, which translates to MASKLKFEIITPERVVLKDEVDQITIPTAEGEITILPNHIPLIAMLRPGEIVAKKDKEEIAMSCSGGFIEVTGDKVLILADTAEKAEELVEVEIEKARERAQKVLEEKHVDAEKYADAAASLERELARLKVARKRSRARTAPSIKVEE; encoded by the coding sequence ATGGCCTCCAAATTAAAATTTGAAATCATTACTCCCGAAAGAGTTGTCTTAAAAGATGAAGTTGATCAAATAACTATTCCTACGGCGGAAGGAGAGATTACGATTTTGCCAAATCACATTCCCTTGATTGCCATGCTTCGTCCAGGAGAGATTGTTGCCAAAAAAGATAAAGAGGAAATCGCCATGTCTTGTTCTGGCGGATTTATTGAAGTTACTGGAGATAAAGTTTTGATTTTGGCCGATACCGCGGAAAAGGCGGAAGAACTTGTGGAAGTAGAAATTGAAAAAGCCAGAGAGCGAGCGCAAAAAGTTCTTGAAGAAAAACATGTTGATGCGGAAAAATACGCTGATGCAGCGGCTAGTCTTGAACGCGAATTGGCGCGTCTTAAGGTCGCGAGAAAAAGAAGCCGGGCACGCACCGCGCCGAGCATTAAAGTTGAAGAATAA
- the atpD gene encoding F0F1 ATP synthase subunit beta: protein MNKGTVKQIIGPVVDLEFKEKIPQIYNAVEIKKADGEKLVLEVQQHLGGNLVRAVAMGATDGLRRQMEAVDTDAPISVPVGKETLGRVFNLLGETVDGLGEFKSKKRYPIHRPAPKFTDQSTKTEILETGIKVIDLICPILKGGKVGLFGGAGVGKTVVIQELINNIAKAHGGVSVFAGVGERTREGNDLYHEMKDSGVLDKLAMVFGQMNEPPGSRQRVALSALSMAEYFRDEEKQDVLLFIDNIFRFTQAGSEVSALLGRIPSAVGYQPTLATEMGELQERITSTNLGSVTSVQAVYVPADDLTDPAPANTFAHLDSTVVLNRALTELGIYPAVDPLDSTSTILDPKIVGEEHYNVARQVQKVLQRYKDLQDIIAILGMEELSEEDKLTVSRARKIQKFLSQPFSVAETFTGTPGKYVSLKDTIRSFKEILEGKHDDKPEQSFYMKGGIEEVTA from the coding sequence ATGAACAAAGGAACTGTCAAACAAATCATTGGTCCGGTTGTGGACTTGGAATTTAAAGAAAAAATTCCGCAAATTTACAATGCCGTGGAAATAAAAAAGGCAGATGGAGAAAAGCTTGTTCTTGAGGTCCAACAGCACCTTGGCGGAAATTTGGTTCGTGCCGTGGCTATGGGCGCGACAGACGGTCTGCGTCGGCAAATGGAAGCCGTAGATACTGACGCGCCGATTTCCGTACCGGTTGGAAAAGAAACGCTTGGCAGAGTTTTTAATCTTTTAGGTGAAACGGTCGACGGACTTGGAGAATTTAAGTCAAAAAAACGATATCCGATTCATCGTCCGGCGCCGAAATTTACTGACCAATCAACCAAAACTGAAATTTTAGAAACCGGAATTAAAGTTATTGACCTCATTTGTCCGATTCTAAAAGGTGGTAAAGTCGGATTGTTTGGCGGAGCCGGTGTGGGAAAAACCGTGGTTATTCAGGAACTTATTAATAATATTGCTAAGGCGCACGGCGGTGTTTCCGTATTTGCTGGAGTAGGCGAGCGAACTCGTGAAGGAAATGATCTTTATCACGAAATGAAGGATTCGGGCGTTTTAGACAAACTCGCCATGGTATTTGGACAAATGAATGAACCTCCGGGATCTCGTCAACGCGTAGCTTTGTCCGCACTTTCTATGGCTGAATATTTTCGTGATGAAGAAAAACAAGACGTACTCCTTTTTATTGATAATATTTTCCGTTTCACGCAAGCCGGCTCGGAAGTGTCGGCGCTCCTCGGCCGCATTCCCTCGGCCGTAGGTTATCAGCCAACTTTGGCCACGGAAATGGGTGAACTTCAAGAAAGAATTACTTCCACGAATCTTGGTTCCGTGACTTCCGTGCAAGCCGTATACGTTCCAGCCGATGATTTAACTGATCCGGCGCCAGCGAATACTTTTGCCCATCTTGATTCAACTGTAGTGCTTAATCGCGCTTTGACTGAACTCGGTATTTATCCGGCCGTGGATCCGCTAGATTCCACTTCCACGATTTTGGATCCAAAAATTGTCGGCGAAGAACATTATAATGTCGCCCGCCAAGTACAAAAGGTTTTGCAACGCTACAAAGATTTACAAGATATTATTGCTATTTTGGGTATGGAAGAACTATCTGAAGAAGATAAATTGACCGTGTCGCGAGCAAGAAAAATTCAAAAATTCTTGTCTCAGCCATTCTCTGTAGCGGAAACTTTTACTGGTACGCCAGGTAAATATGTTTCGCTTAAAGATACTATTCGCAGTTTCAAAGAAATTTTAGAAGGCAAACACGACGACAAACCAGAACAATCTTTCTATATGAAGGGCGGAATTGAGGAAGTTACGGCGTAA
- the atpG gene encoding ATP synthase F1 subunit gamma — MAVSTKIIRRRIKSITNTKKITKAMEMVAASKMRKAQQATLRTRDYANRAWSLISDLSGKTDSKLHSFLVKKDKVKKVCVVLVSSDRGLCGGFNAQIIKKIAEFSKGLMDKGIEMEFLTVGKKSRDFTARHKIKLVADFTNLSSVTRLAEIRAIAKIVIDDFSAGKYDEVYLAYTDFISTISQRPRILKLLPFSRERDADLGKVSEEKTPEKREEKEYEFLFEPSPDQVLEYMLPKMVEMQIFQAILESNASEHSARMVAMKNASDSAEDMIFDLTLMYNQVRQSAITKEIMEIVSGKAALE; from the coding sequence ATGGCCGTTTCTACAAAAATCATCCGAAGACGTATCAAATCCATCACTAACACCAAAAAAATTACCAAGGCGATGGAAATGGTTGCGGCTTCAAAAATGAGAAAAGCCCAGCAGGCAACGCTTCGCACTCGCGATTACGCCAACCGGGCTTGGTCTTTGATTTCTGATTTGTCGGGAAAAACCGATTCTAAACTTCATTCTTTCTTAGTTAAAAAAGATAAAGTTAAAAAGGTTTGCGTGGTTTTGGTTTCTTCTGATCGCGGTTTGTGCGGAGGATTTAACGCGCAAATTATTAAAAAAATCGCGGAATTTTCCAAAGGTTTAATGGACAAGGGAATTGAAATGGAGTTTTTAACTGTCGGGAAAAAAAGCCGGGATTTTACGGCGCGCCACAAAATAAAACTCGTGGCGGATTTTACGAATTTATCCAGCGTGACACGGCTCGCGGAGATTAGAGCGATTGCGAAAATTGTGATTGATGATTTTTCCGCGGGAAAGTACGACGAAGTTTATCTGGCTTATACTGATTTTATTTCTACAATTTCCCAGCGCCCGAGAATTTTAAAACTCTTGCCGTTTTCTCGGGAGCGTGACGCGGATTTGGGAAAAGTGAGTGAAGAAAAAACGCCGGAAAAGCGTGAAGAAAAAGAATATGAATTTTTATTTGAACCGTCGCCCGATCAAGTTTTGGAATATATGCTACCGAAAATGGTGGAAATGCAAATTTTTCAGGCAATTTTGGAATCTAACGCTTCGGAACATTCCGCCAGAATGGTGGCGATGAAGAATGCTTCTGATTCTGCCGAAGACATGATATTTGATTTAACTTTAATGTATAATCAAGTTCGCCAGTCGGCTATCACAAAAGAAATTATGGAAATTGTAAGTGGCAAGGCGGCCCTGGAATAG
- the atpA gene encoding F0F1 ATP synthase subunit alpha, with product MSDVNFIIESLKKQIAEAKVSSGVEKVGHVAEIGDGIARITGLSECMAGEMLEFVSSEKSGESVFGVALNLEEDIIGAMILGEHIHIKEGDTVKSTGRILSVPVGENLIGRVVDSLGLPKDGKGAIKESKFYPIEKIAPGVITRQKVATPLQTGIKAIDSMIPIGRGQRELIIGDRQTGKTALAIDTIINQKGKNCVCIYVAIGQKESKIAKIVAKFEEFGAMEHTIVVSAGASDPASLSFIAPYAGCAMGEYFMDQGKDALVIYDDLSKHAASYRQISLLLRRPPGREAYPGDIFYLHSRLLERAAKMNPDFGGGSLTALPIIETQAGDVSAYIPTNVISITDGQIYLESDLFYKGIRPALNVGLSVSRVGSAAQTKAMKKVAGRLRLDLAQFRELEAFAQFASDLDEATRKQIERGRRLTEVLKQGQYVPMSMENQVAILYAGINGYLDDVPVEKLKEWEDKFHAYLKSEPAGVLAEIAKKKELVPEIEEKLKTTIADFKASL from the coding sequence ATGTCGGACGTGAATTTTATTATTGAAAGTTTAAAAAAACAAATTGCCGAAGCAAAAGTTTCCTCTGGTGTGGAAAAAGTCGGCCATGTCGCGGAGATTGGCGATGGTATCGCAAGAATTACTGGGCTCTCGGAGTGCATGGCCGGAGAAATGCTTGAATTTGTGAGCAGTGAAAAATCAGGGGAGTCGGTTTTTGGCGTTGCCCTAAATCTTGAAGAAGATATTATCGGCGCCATGATTTTGGGTGAACATATTCATATTAAAGAAGGGGATACGGTCAAAAGCACTGGCAGAATTCTATCCGTACCTGTCGGAGAAAATTTGATTGGAAGAGTTGTGGATTCTCTTGGTCTGCCGAAAGATGGAAAAGGCGCTATAAAAGAAAGTAAATTTTATCCGATAGAAAAAATTGCGCCGGGCGTTATAACAAGACAAAAAGTTGCGACTCCGCTCCAAACCGGCATTAAAGCTATCGATTCTATGATCCCAATCGGCCGCGGGCAAAGAGAATTAATTATTGGAGATCGTCAAACCGGAAAAACCGCCCTCGCGATTGATACGATTATTAATCAAAAGGGGAAAAATTGTGTTTGTATTTATGTGGCTATCGGACAGAAGGAATCAAAAATTGCTAAAATTGTAGCCAAATTTGAAGAATTTGGCGCTATGGAGCACACAATTGTCGTGTCTGCCGGCGCTTCAGATCCCGCTTCACTTTCTTTTATCGCGCCTTACGCTGGCTGCGCCATGGGCGAATATTTTATGGATCAGGGCAAAGACGCACTTGTTATTTATGATGATCTTTCAAAGCACGCCGCCTCTTATCGTCAAATCTCTTTACTTCTTCGCCGACCTCCGGGACGTGAAGCTTATCCGGGCGATATTTTTTATTTGCATTCACGCCTTTTGGAACGCGCCGCAAAGATGAATCCTGATTTTGGCGGTGGATCTTTGACCGCTTTGCCAATTATTGAAACTCAGGCTGGAGATGTTTCCGCTTACATTCCGACCAATGTTATTTCCATTACCGACGGCCAGATTTATTTGGAATCAGATTTATTTTACAAAGGTATTCGTCCGGCTCTAAACGTCGGTCTTTCCGTTTCCCGCGTTGGTTCCGCCGCACAGACTAAAGCTATGAAAAAAGTTGCCGGCCGTTTGCGTTTGGACTTGGCGCAATTCCGTGAACTTGAGGCCTTTGCCCAATTTGCTTCAGATCTTGATGAAGCAACAAGAAAACAAATTGAACGCGGCAGAAGATTAACTGAAGTTTTAAAACAAGGCCAATATGTTCCGATGTCTATGGAAAATCAGGTCGCGATTCTTTACGCCGGCATCAATGGTTATTTGGATGACGTGCCAGTGGAAAAATTAAAAGAGTGGGAAGATAAATTCCATGCGTATCTGAAATCCGAACCGGCTGGCGTTTTGGCAGAGATTGCGAAAAAGAAAGAGTTAGTTCCGGAAATTGAAGAAAAATTAAAAACAACTATCGCGGATTTTAAGGCAAGCTTATAA
- the atpH gene encoding ATP synthase F1 subunit delta — MKIKPKQYAIALYEAVKDAPKEKVRSILGNFIKTLAKNNAFRFAPQIIEYFIKYANHAEGIVDLKIKSAEPIKEDLMEKIKQSAPTILKKSFKKINITKEVDPSLIGGFILEAEDMVFDSSLKNKFRILKNHLFVK, encoded by the coding sequence ACCCAAACAATACGCGATTGCCCTGTATGAAGCAGTAAAAGACGCACCCAAAGAAAAGGTGCGGAGTATTTTGGGCAATTTTATAAAGACGCTCGCAAAAAATAATGCGTTTCGTTTTGCTCCGCAAATTATCGAGTACTTTATAAAATATGCTAATCATGCAGAAGGAATTGTGGATTTAAAAATAAAAAGTGCGGAACCGATTAAAGAAGATTTAATGGAGAAAATAAAACAATCAGCTCCCACTATTTTGAAAAAAAGTTTTAAAAAAATAAATATTACAAAAGAGGTTGACCCGAGTTTAATTGGCGGTTTTATTCTTGAAGCAGAAGATATGGTTTTTGACAGTAGTTTAAAAAATAAATTTAGAATATTAAAAAATCATTTATTTGTTAAATAA